CGCTCGCTGGATGCCCTGCCTGAGGATCGCCCTGATCTCTCACCTGAGCAACGGCGGCTGTTACTCAGTGAAGTGCATGTACCCCGCCTGTTTGCATGGTCACGGTACCCCGCCACCCTGTGCGCCGCGTTTGAACGAATCGATCCGGTGCTAGCGTCGTATACCCCGACCGAGCAGCGAATGGCTGCCTTTGTGGCATTGCAGCGGAATATTCAGGCAGCCGGCACGGATGTCAGACAACTGGCGCAGCATATCAATCGCTGGGTGAAGGCGGATCGGCAATCCATCAAGACTGCAGCAGCGGCCACTGAGAAGGCTGGCTGATAGGTTGGGCAAAGCAGAGAGACTGGGGCAGGTCTCAAAAAATCCTAAACCATATCCAGTGCAATAAGTCAATACACAATGAGGCAGTCTGTGGGTTGCTGCCTCAGTTTTTTCTGCTAAGTGATTCCCTGGGAATCACTTAGCCAAATATCGGTCAGCTATAACGCACCCGGATAAGTGACCAAGGGTTAGTAAAGTGATTCCCTGGGAATCACTTAGCCAAATATCGGTCAGCTGTAACGCACCCGGATAAGTGACCAAGGGTTAGTAAAGTGATTCCCTGGGAATCACTTAGCCAAATATCGGTCAGCTGTAACGCACCCGGATAAGTGACCAAGGGTTAGTAAAGTGATTCCCTGGGAATCACTTAGCCAAATATCGGTCAGCTGTAACGCACCCGGATAAGTGACCAAGGGTTAGTAAAGTGATTCCCTGGGAATCACTTAGCCAAATATCGGTCAGCTGTAACGCACCCGGATAAGTGACCAAGGGTTAGTAAAGTGATTCCCTGGGAATCACTTAGCCAAATATCGGTCAGCTGTAACGCACCCGGATAAGTGACCAAGGGTTAGTAAAGTGATTCCCTGGGAATCACTTAGCCAAATATCGGTCAGCTGTAACGCACCCGGATAAGTGACCAAGGGTTAGTAAAGTGATTCCCTGGGAATCACTTAGCCAAATATCGGTCAGCTATAACGCACCCGGATAAGTGACCAAGGGTTAGTAAAGTGATTCCCTGGGAATCACTTAGCCAAATATCGGTCAGCTGTAACGCACCCGGATAAGTGACCAAGGGTTAGTAAAGTGATTCCCTGGGAATCACTTAGCCAAATATCGGTCAGCTGTAACGCACCCGGATAAGTGACCAAGGGTTAGTAAAGTGATTCCCTGGGAATCACTTAGCCAAATATCGGTCAGCTGTAACGCACCCGGATAAGTGACCAAGGGTTAGTAAAGTGATTCCCTGGGAATCACTTAGCCAAATATCGGTCAGCTGTAACGCACCCGGATAAGTGACCAAGGGTTAGTAAAGTGATTCCCTGGGAATCACTTAGCCAAATATCGGTCAGCTGTAACGCACCCGGATAAGTGACCAAGGGTTAGTAAAGTGATTCCCTGGGAATCACTTAGCCAAATATCGGTCAGCTGTAACGCACCCGGATAAGTGACCAAGGGTTAGTAAAGTGATTCCCTGGGAATCACTTAGCCAAATATCGGTCAGCTGTAACGCACCCGGATAAGTGACCAAGGGTTAGTAAAGTGATTCCCTGGGAATCACTTAGCCAAATATCGGTCAGCTGTAACGCACCCGGATAAGTGACCAAGGGTTAGTAAAGTGATTCCCTGGGAATCACTTAGCCAAATATCGGTCAGCTATAACGCACCCGGATAAGTGACCAAGGGTTAGTAAAGTGATTCCCTGGGAATCACTTAGCCAAATATCGGTCAGCTGTAACGCACCCGGATAAGTGACCAAGGGTTAGTAAAGTGATTCCCTGGGAATCACTTAGCCAAATATCGGTCAGCTGTAACGCACCCGGATAAGTGACCAAGGGTTAGTAAAGTGATTCCCTGGGAATCACTTAGCCAAATATCGGTCAGCTGTAACGCACCCGGATAAGTGACCAAGGGTTAGTAAAGTGATTCCCTGGGAATCACTTAGCCAAATATCGGTCAGCTGTAACGCACCCGGATAAGTGACCAAGGGTTAGTAAAGTGATTCCCTGGGAATCACTTAGCCAAATATCGGTCAGCTGTAACGCACCCGGATAAGTGACCAAGGGTTAGTAAAGTGATTCCCTGGGAATCACTTAGCCAAATATCGGTCAGCTGAGGCAATGCCCTCCTCTCCCCCTCCATTTCCCTACTCTCAGCCTGTCTCTGAGGGTTTTCTGCTGAGTTGCGGGTCGTTGTTGAACACACTGCGTAGCGGCAGCCGGACGTAGATCCGGCGCCGCTTTTCTCGATTGTTCTTGCTCATGTTTCGTTTCTATTTTCGCTTCGCCATTCAATCAGGAGTGTGTTCATGTCTGATTCTGCTATTTCCGTAACCGCCCCCCAGCTGGGGGCGCTGCGCTCGACCATCACTATCCAGCTGCATACTTTCCACGCTTGCCGGCTGTGGGAAGGCGTCAACATCAACGACGACAACCATGCCGATGAGTCCAATGGGCGTCCGTTCAATCGCCCCGGCATGCGCGTGTTCATGTCCAATATGCACCAGACCACAGTCGCGTCAGGGATGTACGATCCCTATGCCGACAAGCACATGCTGGACATCGAGCAAGCCATCGCCAAAGCCCGTCAGACCCTGCTTGAGCAGAAACAAACCATCAGCGCGGTGTTGAGCCAGGTGCCGTCATCGATCTCCATGACGGACAACCTGTCGGTCAGTCCACGGCAGTTCCCGGTCATTAGCGCCACGCCACTGGCGTTCCAGGGCAGCTACCTGGTATCGGATTTTGACGAGCTGATCCGGTCGATATTGCTGGCCAGCCATGTGGGGCTGATCGGTAATGTGGATAAGAAGCTCTTAATCAGAGATGCAGCCCGGGTGGTCCGCAGTGTGTTTGATAAGTCTCGCCGCTATCGCTTTACCGGGCTGACCCGTGCCGACTATGTGCTTGGTGGCGCCAAGGTGCTGGCCGCCATCGAGCGCAACGGGGAGTTGCCGGCAGGTATTCTGGATGGAACCCTGCGCTCACAGTTCTCCCCTCCTCTGCCCAAGGCCCAGCTGGATGCCATGAATGAGGCGCTGGCCACGCGGGCAGGTCTGGCCGCCGGACGCCCCCCGATCAACACAGTGACTGACGCAGTATCTGCTACCGAAGCGCTGGACGAGGCGGGAGAGGAAGTGACTGGGGCAGTGATCAATGGTGCTACGAAGATGACTGGGGCAGGGGTATCTGACATCGAGGCCGAGGCGTGATTCGCGTCTACACCCCCGCAAACGATGTCTCCCCAGAGCTGCTGTCACAGGCCGCAAACGTTCCCTCCCTAAAAGGCCTTTTTCCTTTTAAGGGTAAGGGGAGAATCGCGCTATTGGGTGTGCAGGCCGAGGAGTCCCGTGAGGGGCTCCTGGTCCTGGGTCGGTATATCGTCCGGCAGTCGGAGGAGTTGAACTATGTCTGGCAGCTCGGTGCGATTCTACGACTGCAGCGGGCAGGATCTGGGGCAACTTTTCTGCGCTGGCGTTTGCCGGATCACCAAGCTGGGCAGAGTGGCGTACCGTTGTGGGCGTCGGTCATGCAAAAACAGGTCGATGCCAGCGTGCGTCGGTCACTGCTGGCTATGGAGCAGGATCGTGTGGCGTTCAATCTGCAGATGAGTATCTGCAGCACGCTGATCCGGCAGGCTACCGATGGGCTGACGAAGATGGAGTCGGCAGAAAACGTGTGGAGTGAGGAGCGGGTATGACTGATAAAAACTCACGCGGGAGTATATTGGATGATCTGGATCAGTTTTTTGGCACGCTGGGCGTGTTGATCGCATGTGTGATCATCTGCTGGGTCTTCATCATTCCTGGTTGGCACAGCCGGGTAGATGCAGGGCGTGTTCAGCTACATGAGGTGTCCGAGCAACTGGAGCATCATCCGCTAGTTAAACAACTCAGGGATGCAAGTGTGGTTCGCATTGAGTCAGAGTCATCGGGATTTGAACCTGGTACAACGACAGCCACTGTGACATTGCGCGATGGAGCAGAACGAGTGATCGAATTTCAAGCGTTCGCGCTATTTGATGTATTTCCGGGTGAGAGCATCACCAGTCGCACAGGCAGCGCGTTTGTCGCACGCTGCATTGCTCAGCATCTGGTCATTGATCTTCAGGAAAAGACGCCTGTCGTCACCGTCACAAAGGACTGTGGCCATTACGAGAACCGGGATACCGTACCGCCTGCAGCGATGATGTCGATAGCGAAAGTCGCAGTGGATCAGGTGCTGAACAAGATATTGCTCGGGCTGCCTCTGGTAGAGGCTCACACCCAAGTCAGCCAGTAGCTGAGGCGGCGCCCGGCCCCTACGGGGCTAGCATGTCTGTGGGTGTCCTACCGAACGCCCCGTGGGGTGGCTGGGCACCGCTGGCCCCTGCGGGGCTGGCATCACGTCTGGCCACTGCGTGGCCGGTGGTGCGATTCGTTCCGTGTTTTCCTCCTGCCCTTCCGTTGCTTTCTGCCGCTGCTGATGAGTTGTCTGTGGCGGCATTCCTTCCTGTTCCCGTGAGGGTTCTCTGCGGTATTTGTCGCTGTCTTTTCTGATCCTGTGCCTCGTTGATATGTGATGTGCACAGGGGATGAGGTGGGGAATGCAGCTGATTTTGTGTGAGAAGCCCAGTCAAGCAAAAGAGATCGCCGCACTCGTTGGCGCAAGCAAGCGCGGTGAGGGGTGTTTGCTGGGGAATGGCGTCATAGTGACCTGGTGTATAGGCCACTTACTGCGGATGGCGGAACCCGACGAGATTAACCCAAATTGGAAAGAATGGCGCCTGGAGCAGCTACCCATGATCCCGGGCGAGTGGTCCATGCGGGTGGACGCTGACAAGGCAAAGCAATTCAAAGCGATTAAGTCTCTGTTAACTCAAGCCACCTCAGTAGTGATTGCGACAGATGCGGGGCGTGAGGGGGAGATGATCGCCCGTGAGATCATTGAGCACTGCAACTGGCGCAAAGGCCCTGTGCATCGGTTGTGGGCTTCTTCTCAAGATGAGGCTACGTTGCGCAAAGCGCTGGCATCACTGTTGCCCGGTGCCTCCAAGGAGCCCCTGTACTGGTCGGCATTGGCCCGATCACGAGCCGACTATATCGTCGGTATGAACATGACCCGCCTGTACTCGCTGCTGGCAAAGCAGCAGGGTTATCAGGGGGTGCTATCAGTCGGGCGTGTGCAGACGCCTACGCTGGCACTGGTGGTCGCGCGGGATCGGGAGATCGCCCGCTTTGTATCAAAGCCGTTTTTTGAGGTTGTGATCACGGCAGACGGAGGCCATGGCCGCACCTTTGCCGCGCAGTGGTTACCCGTGGCCCAGGTGGCAGATGAGGAGGGCCGCTGTATTAACGGCCCGATTGCGCAGCAACTGGCTGCCCGACTCCGGGGGCAGGCGGCACAGGTCGCTTCTGTGGAGGTAAAGCGAATGCG
This Pokkaliibacter sp. MBI-7 DNA region includes the following protein-coding sequences:
- a CDS encoding PFL_4669 family integrating conjugative element protein, whose amino-acid sequence is MSDSAISVTAPQLGALRSTITIQLHTFHACRLWEGVNINDDNHADESNGRPFNRPGMRVFMSNMHQTTVASGMYDPYADKHMLDIEQAIAKARQTLLEQKQTISAVLSQVPSSISMTDNLSVSPRQFPVISATPLAFQGSYLVSDFDELIRSILLASHVGLIGNVDKKLLIRDAARVVRSVFDKSRRYRFTGLTRADYVLGGAKVLAAIERNGELPAGILDGTLRSQFSPPLPKAQLDAMNEALATRAGLAAGRPPINTVTDAVSATEALDEAGEEVTGAVINGATKMTGAGVSDIEAEA
- a CDS encoding DUF3158 family protein, with amino-acid sequence MIRVYTPANDVSPELLSQAANVPSLKGLFPFKGKGRIALLGVQAEESREGLLVLGRYIVRQSEELNYVWQLGAILRLQRAGSGATFLRWRLPDHQAGQSGVPLWASVMQKQVDASVRRSLLAMEQDRVAFNLQMSICSTLIRQATDGLTKMESAENVWSEERV